The proteins below are encoded in one region of Nocardioides marmorisolisilvae:
- a CDS encoding helix-turn-helix transcriptional regulator, which translates to MSSAFAEEAIRIHRTAALSDSLIAEAVGAKPSTVRDWFNGRSSPTGPRARRLAELVEITDRLARVMQARYIPLWLVKPVEALDDYAPVELIARGQAREVARLISALESPGAA; encoded by the coding sequence ATGTCCAGCGCATTCGCCGAGGAGGCCATCCGGATCCACCGCACCGCAGCGCTCTCGGACTCGCTGATCGCCGAAGCGGTCGGCGCCAAGCCGAGCACGGTGCGCGACTGGTTCAACGGGCGCAGTTCACCGACCGGGCCGCGGGCCCGTCGACTGGCCGAGCTCGTCGAGATCACCGATCGCCTGGCCCGGGTGATGCAGGCCCGCTACATCCCGCTCTGGCTGGTCAAACCGGTCGAGGCGCTCGATGACTACGCTCCGGTGGAGCTGATCGCCCGTGGCCAGGCACGTGAGGTGGCTCGGCTGATCAGCGCCCTGGAGTCACCCGGCGCCGCCTGA
- a CDS encoding recombinase-like helix-turn-helix domain-containing protein, translating to MQEPLYLQPVQTRTEPASPYELKLAGLIERVFAEGHTELPELVKGLNDHRSTSPTGEPWTEESFCAEMTRLGA from the coding sequence ATGCAAGAGCCGCTGTATCTGCAGCCCGTTCAGACCCGAACCGAGCCGGCCTCGCCGTACGAGCTCAAGCTCGCCGGCCTGATCGAGCGAGTCTTCGCCGAGGGCCACACCGAGCTCCCTGAACTGGTGAAGGGGCTCAACGATCACCGGTCGACCTCACCGACCGGCGAGCCGTGGACCGAGGAGTCCTTCTGTGCCGAGATGACGAGACTGGGAGCCTGA
- a CDS encoding Rieske 2Fe-2S domain-containing protein encodes MTVTETPRVNSPGRNTGALDVAELMGTGLRDRWYPVLPSHLVKPGAMKKVTRLGKDWLLFRSAQGKLSMLADRCPHRNAPLSIGQHLGDRVKCQYHGVEVDGTGTVVKVPGMPGCALEGKQATVSLDMVEAAGVAFAWFPALPDNKAPEFTLPDRLDSSEHSYFVNFVEWKAPWRFYLDNVLDPMHGAFLHADSHSMFSGDTTARFRIRETDRGFFFEKTDQRGQNFDWVEYVHHNGLDYVDLEIPYGPEAGPGGPFGIVGIPTPVTDNVTAVFHWRTRKVQGWERDVWRFLYKTTLEAKHWAVLEQDRGMLENFAVDADQGEHLYQHDLGVARMRRMYQAAAKEQAEKISQGGK; translated from the coding sequence ATGACTGTGACCGAGACCCCCCGGGTGAACTCGCCGGGCCGCAACACCGGAGCCCTGGATGTCGCGGAGCTCATGGGGACCGGCCTGCGGGACCGCTGGTACCCCGTGCTGCCCTCACACCTGGTCAAGCCGGGTGCGATGAAGAAGGTCACCCGCCTCGGCAAGGACTGGCTGCTCTTCCGCAGCGCCCAGGGCAAGCTGTCAATGCTGGCCGATCGGTGCCCACACCGCAATGCGCCGCTCTCCATCGGCCAGCACCTCGGCGACCGGGTGAAGTGCCAGTACCACGGGGTAGAGGTCGACGGCACCGGCACCGTGGTGAAGGTGCCCGGCATGCCCGGGTGTGCCTTGGAGGGCAAGCAGGCAACCGTCAGCCTAGACATGGTCGAGGCTGCCGGCGTTGCGTTCGCCTGGTTCCCCGCACTGCCTGACAACAAGGCTCCGGAGTTCACTCTGCCGGACCGGCTCGACTCCTCGGAGCACTCCTACTTCGTGAACTTCGTGGAGTGGAAGGCGCCATGGCGGTTCTACCTCGACAACGTGCTGGACCCCATGCATGGGGCCTTCCTGCACGCCGACTCTCACTCGATGTTCAGCGGTGACACCACTGCACGGTTCCGGATCCGCGAGACCGACCGGGGCTTCTTCTTCGAGAAGACCGACCAGCGCGGGCAGAACTTCGACTGGGTCGAGTACGTCCACCACAACGGTCTGGACTACGTCGACCTGGAGATCCCCTACGGCCCGGAGGCGGGCCCCGGCGGTCCCTTCGGCATCGTCGGCATCCCCACGCCGGTCACCGACAACGTCACGGCTGTCTTCCACTGGCGGACCCGCAAGGTGCAGGGCTGGGAGCGCGACGTCTGGCGCTTCCTCTACAAGACCACCCTCGAGGCGAAGCACTGGGCCGTGCTGGAGCAGGACCGCGGCATGCTTGAGAACTTCGCCGTCGACGCCGACCAGGGCGAGCACCTCTACCAGCACGACCTCGGGGTCGCCAGAATGCGACGGATGTACCAGGCCGCTGCCAAGGAACAGGCCGAGAAGATCTCCCAAGGCGGCAAGTGA
- a CDS encoding ATP-binding protein, with product MRRRARAVFGRGIDELLRDSGAPVPARTAAPPALEEDRLFDQHVGAHGHRARAAGWAPALAPFSTWRMTSEQTPVLWPLIAAQGLPPTGAQIGIDLLSGGAFYCDPLGWVKDDSIPVTNPNIFVFGKPGRGKSGTVKIFCLRMMDFGYRVLILGDTKDEYEPLCHALDVEPFSIGHGLPARVNPLDIGPLGNGWARLDAAEATRRASLVFNRWLLLIRGLVGSQKIGADSVPFGPSDETAVSAALRALTGYTRGATELAPVTVPELWAALDDPTGELVDECRFASVRHFQGETRTLRDALGALVKGHLEGLFDAPTSIRPDWRAPVQSLSLSRLEKSGDEAVGIALLCLNSWGQGMREIAEPGDVRIVVRDETWKQMRLGLEPVKTLDSNLRLSRHAGDVQVVVYHKPSDPLSAGAAGSQAVAIAKDLLHLADIRVLHGQDKAVVDELAALLGLNPIAQQLVTGWAMGGKGRALWTVGERQFKVEAKMTPLELDLTYTNDALQIV from the coding sequence ATGAGACGACGCGCACGGGCGGTGTTCGGCCGCGGCATCGACGAGCTGCTCCGCGACAGCGGCGCCCCCGTGCCGGCGCGAACGGCGGCGCCACCTGCGCTCGAGGAGGACCGGCTGTTTGACCAGCACGTCGGCGCGCACGGTCATCGCGCGCGAGCCGCCGGATGGGCGCCCGCGCTCGCGCCCTTCTCGACCTGGCGGATGACCTCCGAGCAGACCCCGGTGCTGTGGCCGCTGATCGCGGCTCAGGGTCTGCCGCCGACCGGCGCCCAGATCGGCATCGACCTGCTGTCCGGCGGCGCGTTCTACTGCGACCCGCTCGGCTGGGTCAAGGACGACAGCATCCCGGTCACCAACCCCAACATCTTCGTCTTCGGGAAGCCCGGCCGCGGCAAGTCCGGGACCGTCAAGATCTTCTGCCTGCGGATGATGGACTTCGGCTACAGGGTGCTGATCCTCGGCGACACCAAGGACGAGTACGAGCCACTGTGCCACGCCCTCGATGTCGAGCCGTTCTCTATCGGCCACGGGCTCCCGGCCCGGGTCAACCCTCTCGACATCGGCCCCCTGGGCAACGGCTGGGCAAGGCTCGATGCCGCTGAAGCCACCCGCCGCGCATCCCTCGTGTTCAACCGGTGGCTGCTGCTGATCCGCGGACTTGTCGGCTCGCAGAAGATCGGCGCAGACTCGGTGCCGTTCGGACCTAGCGACGAAACAGCCGTCTCCGCAGCACTGCGCGCCTTGACCGGCTACACCCGAGGTGCCACCGAACTGGCGCCGGTCACCGTGCCCGAGTTGTGGGCGGCGCTGGACGACCCCACCGGCGAGCTGGTCGACGAGTGCCGGTTCGCCTCGGTGCGGCACTTCCAGGGCGAGACCCGCACTCTGCGGGACGCCCTCGGTGCACTGGTGAAGGGGCATCTGGAGGGGCTCTTCGACGCTCCGACCAGCATCCGTCCGGACTGGCGGGCTCCGGTCCAATCGCTGTCGCTGTCCCGGTTGGAGAAGTCCGGGGACGAGGCGGTCGGCATCGCGCTGCTGTGCCTGAACTCCTGGGGGCAGGGCATGCGCGAGATCGCCGAGCCCGGCGACGTGCGCATCGTGGTCCGCGACGAGACCTGGAAGCAGATGCGTCTGGGTCTGGAGCCGGTGAAGACTCTTGACTCCAACCTTCGGCTGTCCAGGCATGCAGGTGATGTGCAGGTGGTCGTCTACCACAAGCCGTCCGACCCGCTGTCGGCCGGCGCAGCGGGCAGCCAGGCCGTGGCCATCGCCAAGGATCTGCTGCACTTGGCCGACATCAGGGTCCTGCACGGTCAGGACAAGGCCGTCGTCGACGAGCTCGCCGCCCTGCTTGGTCTGAACCCGATCGCCCAGCAGCTGGTGACGGGCTGGGCGATGGGCGGCAAGGGCCGCGCGCTGTGGACGGTGGGGGAGCGCCAGTTCAAGGTCGAGGCCAAGATGACCCCCCTCGAGCTCGACCTCACCTACACCAACGATGCCCTCCAGATCGTCTGA
- a CDS encoding Rid family hydrolase — MTAVHAPGVDEPPRSTMFSNARVVGDQIFVSGLHAGDGAGGILGDGSTYDQARIALTKIQRLIEAAGGVMDDLVVLRLYMTDIDEKAEVGRARAEFFTGDFPCSTLVEVRALVDPRLTVEIEAQGVLGSSR, encoded by the coding sequence GTGACGGCCGTGCACGCGCCGGGAGTCGACGAGCCACCACGCTCCACGATGTTCAGCAACGCCCGGGTCGTGGGCGACCAGATCTTCGTCTCCGGCCTCCATGCGGGTGACGGCGCCGGCGGCATCCTGGGCGACGGATCGACCTACGACCAGGCCCGAATAGCGCTGACCAAGATCCAGCGACTCATCGAGGCTGCGGGCGGCGTGATGGACGACCTGGTCGTGTTGCGTCTCTACATGACCGACATCGACGAGAAGGCCGAGGTCGGTCGGGCGAGGGCAGAGTTCTTCACTGGCGACTTCCCTTGCTCCACCCTGGTCGAGGTGAGGGCGCTGGTGGATCCCCGCCTCACCGTCGAGATCGAGGCCCAGGGCGTCCTGGGGAGCTCCCGTTGA
- a CDS encoding alpha/beta fold hydrolase yields the protein MSEGPHSAVLGLHSSLDWPELTGSDDGSRSVAFTPDQDLPARVAVAAEAIEDFGAPMHIVASGPEGAVAVRLAVSRPELVRSLVLTDCSPRTDLGDVTDDLVDVRVPSLVVAASPDGESGLEDSQTLAGQIPNGVFVVMDHTELPAHASRPGSFQEWSASFISIVEGLRALDPEARHIITPADTASTP from the coding sequence ATGAGCGAGGGGCCCCACAGTGCCGTCCTGGGTCTGCACAGCAGCCTGGACTGGCCCGAGCTGACGGGGTCGGATGACGGAAGCCGGTCGGTCGCGTTCACGCCCGACCAGGACCTCCCCGCCCGGGTCGCGGTCGCAGCCGAGGCAATTGAAGATTTCGGTGCACCGATGCACATCGTGGCGAGTGGACCCGAAGGTGCCGTCGCTGTCCGGTTGGCGGTCAGCCGCCCGGAGCTCGTGCGGAGCCTGGTGCTCACCGATTGTTCGCCCCGCACGGATCTGGGCGACGTCACCGACGACCTGGTGGACGTCAGGGTGCCGTCGCTGGTGGTCGCGGCGAGTCCCGACGGGGAGTCCGGTCTCGAGGACTCCCAGACCCTGGCTGGCCAGATTCCCAATGGGGTGTTCGTGGTGATGGACCACACCGAGCTGCCCGCCCATGCATCGCGGCCGGGTTCATTCCAGGAGTGGTCAGCCTCGTTCATCTCGATCGTCGAGGGTTTGCGCGCCCTGGACCCCGAAGCCCGCCACATCATCACCCCGGCCGACACGGCCAGTACCCCTTGA
- a CDS encoding RES family NAD+ phosphorylase, which translates to MPLDVDPIRIEGSWVRHVPAGLDPNGRPDPPPDNRWQRGDVVDALYLADSPACAWAEWYRHLAEAALPPNFALPRDLWTYRIRNLEVADLSDAARLARVGLATPLPGRRNWRQFQHVGEQLYTEGWRGLVAPSAARPRSMVLVIFLTDHAVADEVTPVRHLRIAEPPAPPTGMRT; encoded by the coding sequence GTGCCCTTGGACGTCGACCCGATCCGGATCGAAGGCAGTTGGGTGCGCCATGTCCCCGCCGGGCTGGACCCCAACGGCCGCCCTGATCCTCCACCGGACAACCGCTGGCAACGCGGCGACGTCGTCGACGCGCTGTACCTGGCCGACAGCCCCGCGTGCGCGTGGGCGGAGTGGTACCGACATCTGGCCGAGGCAGCACTTCCTCCGAACTTCGCGCTCCCCCGCGACCTGTGGACCTACCGGATCCGCAACCTAGAGGTAGCCGACCTCTCCGACGCAGCCCGGCTTGCCCGGGTCGGACTGGCCACCCCCCTCCCCGGCCGCCGGAACTGGCGCCAGTTCCAACACGTCGGCGAGCAGCTGTACACCGAAGGGTGGCGCGGCCTGGTGGCGCCCAGTGCGGCCCGGCCACGCAGCATGGTCCTCGTCATCTTCCTCACCGACCATGCCGTCGCCGATGAGGTCACCCCAGTGCGTCACCTGCGCATAGCCGAGCCGCCAGCACCGCCCACCGGCATGCGCACCTGA
- a CDS encoding M23 family metallopeptidase yields MDSSQIQHAATIIQAGRSRGVPDRGIVIALAAALQESRLRIYANDGLGGDLAPDQHGIAASLRLPHEAVGTDHGSLGIFQQQWPWWGTMQTLMDPAASAGLFYRALAKVPGWVRLPVTVAAQAVQHSAYPEAYADDEPLARTLLVRLDAGGSATVGGCAAQYGDGAVRFPLPAGSGYVDQHNFGHTGGHWSSFHTGTDLSVACGTPVLAATSGAITIRTDQAWAGRWLVVVSTGSGRLATWYAHMRRVLATSGQRVRAGQQIGEVGDLGNATGCHLHFEVHPHGGTIYQDPVNPSTWLAAHVGHPQPSR; encoded by the coding sequence ATGGACTCCAGCCAGATCCAGCACGCAGCCACGATCATTCAGGCCGGTCGTTCCCGAGGCGTGCCGGATCGAGGGATCGTGATCGCCTTGGCCGCCGCTCTGCAGGAATCCCGGCTGCGGATCTACGCCAACGACGGCCTCGGCGGCGACCTCGCGCCCGATCAACACGGGATCGCCGCATCCCTGCGGCTGCCACATGAAGCCGTCGGCACCGACCACGGCAGCCTCGGCATCTTCCAACAGCAGTGGCCCTGGTGGGGAACCATGCAGACCCTGATGGATCCCGCCGCCTCGGCCGGTCTGTTCTACCGGGCGCTGGCCAAGGTGCCCGGATGGGTTCGCCTGCCGGTCACCGTCGCAGCCCAAGCAGTCCAGCACTCCGCCTACCCGGAGGCATACGCCGACGACGAGCCACTCGCCCGCACCCTCCTCGTTCGATTGGACGCAGGCGGCTCGGCTACGGTGGGCGGCTGCGCAGCACAGTACGGCGACGGAGCCGTGCGCTTTCCGCTGCCGGCGGGCTCGGGGTACGTCGACCAGCACAACTTCGGCCACACCGGTGGCCACTGGTCCAGCTTCCACACCGGCACCGACCTCTCCGTGGCATGCGGAACCCCGGTGCTGGCCGCCACATCCGGCGCCATCACGATCCGCACCGACCAGGCCTGGGCCGGTCGCTGGCTGGTCGTGGTCTCCACCGGCTCGGGCAGGTTAGCGACTTGGTATGCCCACATGCGCCGCGTTCTGGCCACTAGCGGGCAGCGCGTCAGGGCGGGTCAACAGATCGGCGAAGTCGGCGACTTGGGCAACGCCACCGGCTGCCACCTGCACTTCGAAGTCCATCCCCATGGCGGCACGATCTACCAGGACCCGGTCAATCCGAGCACCTGGCTGGCTGCGCACGTCGGTCATCCACAGCCGTCCCGGTGA
- a CDS encoding ISL3 family transposase — protein sequence MRDVSLWRGVFGVEKTVIERVEFDEDDQVLVAYVRPTKRQRGRCGRCRRRCPGYDAGAGRRRWRALDLGTMVAMVEADAPRVTCRAHGVVVAHVPWARHDAGHTLSFDDQVAWLATQASKSCVVELMRIAWRTVGSIISRVWADIETQHDRFAGLRRIGIDEISYKRGHKYLMVVVDHDQRRLVWAAPGRNSATVAEFFDLLGEERCKLITHVSADGADFIDTIVAGRCPNAVRVADPFHIVKWATEALDEVRREAWNDARKQARTEPKRPRGRPRADAPPRPGSERAKSLKGARYSLWKNPEDLTENQQTKLAWIAATDPRLYRAYLLKEGLRLVFRLPHAAAAEALDRWISWARRCRIPAFVKLQKSIVKHRSRILAAIEHNLSNGLIESTNTKIRLLTRMAFGFHSAEALIALAMLTLGGHRPALPGRN from the coding sequence GTGCGTGATGTCAGCCTATGGCGGGGCGTGTTCGGGGTCGAGAAGACGGTGATCGAGCGGGTCGAGTTCGACGAGGACGACCAGGTGCTGGTCGCCTACGTGCGGCCGACCAAGCGGCAGCGTGGCCGCTGCGGGCGTTGTCGGCGACGCTGTCCGGGTTATGACGCCGGTGCGGGCAGGAGGCGTTGGCGGGCGCTGGACCTGGGCACGATGGTCGCGATGGTCGAGGCTGACGCGCCGCGGGTGACCTGCCGGGCCCATGGCGTGGTGGTCGCCCACGTGCCCTGGGCCCGCCACGACGCCGGCCACACGCTGAGCTTCGATGATCAGGTGGCATGGCTGGCCACCCAGGCCTCGAAGTCATGCGTGGTCGAGCTGATGCGGATCGCCTGGCGCACCGTGGGTTCGATCATCTCCCGGGTCTGGGCCGACATCGAGACCCAGCACGACCGCTTCGCCGGGCTGCGGCGCATCGGGATCGACGAGATCAGCTACAAGCGCGGGCACAAGTACTTGATGGTCGTCGTCGACCACGACCAGCGGCGACTGGTCTGGGCCGCACCGGGACGCAACAGCGCCACCGTCGCTGAGTTCTTCGATCTCCTCGGCGAAGAACGCTGCAAGCTGATCACCCACGTCTCGGCTGATGGGGCCGACTTCATCGACACCATCGTCGCCGGGCGGTGCCCGAACGCGGTCCGGGTGGCCGATCCGTTCCACATCGTCAAATGGGCGACCGAGGCGCTCGATGAGGTCCGGCGTGAGGCGTGGAACGACGCCCGCAAGCAGGCCAGAACCGAACCCAAGCGGCCGCGTGGACGTCCTCGCGCCGACGCACCGCCGCGACCGGGCAGCGAACGGGCCAAGTCGTTGAAGGGAGCCCGCTACTCGTTGTGGAAGAACCCCGAAGATCTCACCGAGAACCAGCAGACCAAGCTGGCTTGGATCGCGGCCACCGATCCGCGGTTGTATCGCGCCTATCTGCTCAAAGAAGGCCTGCGGCTGGTCTTCCGACTACCCCACGCGGCAGCCGCCGAGGCCCTGGACCGGTGGATCAGCTGGGCGCGACGCTGCCGGATCCCGGCGTTCGTGAAACTGCAGAAGAGCATCGTCAAGCACCGTTCCCGGATCCTCGCCGCGATCGAGCACAACCTGTCCAACGGGCTGATCGAGTCGACCAACACCAAGATCCGGCTGCTGACCAGGATGGCGTTCGGGTTCCACTCCGCCGAGGCATTGATCGCGCTGGCGATGCTCACCCTCGGCGGGCACCGACCCGCCCTCCCGGGCCGCAACTAA
- a CDS encoding phosphotransferase: protein MERSFEEEKLAGGNVGTAVVRVGDTVRRPAGPWSRSVHALLHHLNDVGYTAAPRTLGFDDLGRHVLEYVDGEIQMPFAADDHLEAARRVGALIRDFHDASAEFTPPADAEWNVVIPPDAEDLVIHHDLAPWNLVLGRRRWVFIDWDNAGPGSRLWDLAYAAHGFCGLEPHVPTASACRRIAALAEGYRLDQSERDQLADLLVPRIMSMYNLLRNGHATRAQPWARLWGEGHGQVWLHHAEYTQRHLGAIREALVHSS, encoded by the coding sequence GTGGAGCGCAGCTTTGAAGAGGAGAAGCTCGCTGGTGGCAACGTGGGCACAGCAGTGGTGCGGGTCGGAGACACGGTCCGCCGTCCTGCCGGGCCTTGGTCGCGCTCGGTCCACGCGCTGCTACACCACCTCAATGATGTCGGGTACACAGCAGCGCCGCGCACTCTCGGCTTCGATGACCTCGGGCGCCATGTCTTGGAGTACGTCGACGGAGAGATCCAAATGCCCTTCGCGGCAGATGACCACCTCGAGGCGGCCCGACGGGTCGGGGCCTTGATCCGTGACTTCCATGACGCGTCCGCGGAGTTCACTCCTCCGGCCGACGCCGAGTGGAACGTCGTCATCCCCCCGGACGCGGAGGACTTGGTCATCCATCACGACCTCGCGCCGTGGAATCTCGTTCTCGGTAGGAGGCGGTGGGTCTTTATCGACTGGGACAACGCCGGCCCTGGCTCGCGGCTGTGGGACCTGGCCTATGCGGCGCACGGATTTTGCGGCCTGGAGCCGCACGTCCCGACCGCTTCCGCCTGTCGACGGATAGCGGCGCTCGCCGAGGGCTACCGTCTGGACCAGAGCGAGCGCGACCAACTGGCCGATCTCCTCGTTCCTCGCATCATGAGCATGTACAACCTGCTCCGCAACGGGCACGCCACCCGAGCCCAACCCTGGGCACGCCTATGGGGCGAGGGTCACGGTCAGGTCTGGCTTCATCACGCCGAGTACACACAGCGACACCTCGGCGCGATCCGAGAAGCCCTGGTCCACTCCTCATAG
- a CDS encoding NAD(P)-binding protein yields MGAGIAGCSAAITLATRGVEVTQVEKQAEWRPTSRWFPSHLCPLGTDIVTVDSVHTAFVASRNPVAAARQLTRSRKAVRRVPPSQRSAGTVTSGRVFLALLTDLWVSCGPGGRVGARRG; encoded by the coding sequence GTGGGAGCGGGGATCGCCGGCTGCTCGGCAGCGATCACGCTGGCCACGCGTGGTGTCGAGGTGACTCAGGTGGAGAAGCAGGCAGAGTGGCGGCCAACTTCAAGATGGTTCCCATCTCACCTTTGCCCTCTGGGGACAGACATCGTGACCGTCGACAGTGTTCACACCGCGTTCGTCGCGTCGCGTAACCCGGTCGCTGCCGCCAGGCAGTTGACTCGAAGTCGCAAGGCCGTTCGCCGCGTGCCTCCAAGTCAGCGCAGCGCTGGAACGGTCACATCCGGCCGAGTATTTCTGGCCCTCCTGACTGATCTGTGGGTTAGTTGCGGCCCGGGAGGGCGGGTCGGTGCCCGCCGAGGGTGA
- a CDS encoding DUF2510 domain-containing protein, with protein MSEVQAPAGWYPVDGGHERFWDGAAWTEQVRDAPVPADTGSAPGALKNAAVSAAGRLLVKDQNLPEDTVWSAVGKPVTGIGAGRYRMDANYLYFEKGTLRTESQQVPLAQVIDVDVKQTMTQKARSVFTLTVQIQRGAGVEIVLMEDIPDGRTAQRQINDATFAARNAIQQRQNTMRYEGYNPIARAVAAPAPETGPDPVAQLKELAALKDAGILTEQEFTAKKTEIRLS; from the coding sequence ATGAGCGAAGTCCAGGCACCCGCGGGTTGGTATCCCGTCGATGGTGGGCATGAGCGTTTTTGGGACGGGGCTGCCTGGACGGAGCAGGTTCGTGACGCTCCCGTGCCGGCGGACACTGGTTCTGCGCCTGGCGCTCTCAAGAATGCCGCTGTCTCGGCCGCGGGACGCCTGCTTGTCAAGGATCAGAACCTGCCGGAAGACACTGTCTGGTCTGCGGTCGGGAAGCCAGTGACCGGCATCGGTGCTGGCCGTTACCGCATGGATGCCAACTACCTGTACTTCGAGAAGGGGACGTTGCGCACAGAGTCACAGCAGGTTCCGCTTGCCCAGGTGATCGATGTCGACGTGAAGCAGACCATGACCCAAAAGGCTCGCTCGGTATTCACGCTGACAGTGCAGATTCAGCGTGGCGCTGGGGTGGAGATCGTCCTCATGGAAGACATCCCGGATGGGCGGACTGCTCAACGGCAGATCAACGATGCGACGTTCGCGGCCCGCAACGCGATCCAGCAACGCCAGAACACAATGAGGTACGAGGGCTACAACCCGATCGCCCGGGCCGTCGCTGCTCCTGCTCCTGAGACGGGGCCAGACCCTGTTGCTCAGCTGAAGGAGCTCGCCGCGCTCAAGGATGCGGGCATTCTCACCGAACAAGAGTTCACAGCGAAGAAGACAGAAATACGGCTCTCCTGA
- a CDS encoding SCO6880 family protein: MTVYGEYMKDRTGWFFGLTGIQLALLVLSGIPAWIAVNAAMWGWLALWLPAWAGVALLVVVPVRGWSTAQWVGVLAAHGLGALMGWTTWQSKVAAGIAEDLDQADLPGVLAGVQIHDGPPYGHLLTRVAVIQHQAARTWAATARIEHPGLGLTEADTRDRMGAGLAELCEAATRTELVDLVAIQVRTVPDDGAEREDWVRLHRRADGPDLARRTNDQLSEQLMPASVRSEAFVSVVVGEDRISRSAKRAGGGIAGRARVLYGALSEIEARLLGPMGCTAVTWLDSASLAVAIRTGFEPGDRALLSAADVAARSLPQVATGVSLAAAGPSTASTELRQYSHGDWSSITDTVLLPEQGAVLGALAPVLVPSAAGERRSLTVFFAPMSTRSAEKITGREEMSAVTGAELRRRTGRLERAKERRTVNRVRSTDEKLARGRSLVRPYAAVSVTIPANWPTQEFGRRLDAAVRLAGYVPQRLDGAQDAAFAAASVPLGVGAPRRRGRR; encoded by the coding sequence ATGACGGTCTACGGCGAATACATGAAGGACCGCACCGGCTGGTTCTTCGGACTTACCGGCATCCAACTGGCGCTGCTGGTGCTCTCGGGCATCCCGGCATGGATCGCGGTGAACGCTGCGATGTGGGGGTGGCTCGCACTGTGGCTGCCCGCCTGGGCCGGGGTCGCACTGCTGGTAGTCGTCCCGGTGCGCGGCTGGTCGACGGCACAATGGGTCGGGGTGCTCGCTGCGCACGGCCTCGGCGCGCTGATGGGGTGGACGACCTGGCAGTCCAAGGTCGCCGCCGGGATAGCCGAGGACCTGGACCAGGCCGATCTCCCCGGCGTCCTGGCCGGCGTGCAGATCCACGACGGCCCGCCGTACGGACATCTGCTGACCCGGGTCGCGGTCATCCAGCATCAGGCGGCCCGCACCTGGGCGGCCACCGCCCGGATCGAGCACCCCGGGCTCGGGCTGACCGAGGCGGACACCCGAGACCGGATGGGGGCGGGCCTGGCCGAGCTGTGCGAGGCAGCCACCCGCACCGAGCTGGTGGACCTGGTCGCCATCCAGGTGCGCACGGTCCCCGATGACGGTGCCGAACGCGAGGACTGGGTGCGGCTGCATCGCAGGGCGGACGGACCCGACCTGGCCCGCCGTACCAACGACCAGCTGTCCGAACAGCTGATGCCCGCATCGGTGCGCAGCGAGGCCTTCGTGAGCGTCGTGGTCGGCGAGGACCGGATCTCGAGGTCGGCCAAACGCGCCGGCGGCGGCATCGCCGGTCGTGCCCGGGTGCTCTATGGCGCATTGAGCGAGATCGAGGCTCGTCTGCTCGGCCCGATGGGGTGCACGGCCGTGACCTGGCTGGACTCCGCGAGCCTCGCCGTCGCGATCCGCACCGGGTTCGAGCCCGGCGACCGCGCCCTGCTGTCCGCAGCCGACGTCGCCGCCCGATCCCTACCCCAGGTGGCAACCGGAGTGTCACTGGCCGCGGCCGGGCCCAGTACGGCCAGCACCGAGCTGCGCCAATACAGCCATGGAGACTGGAGCAGCATCACCGACACCGTCTTGCTTCCAGAGCAGGGTGCTGTGCTCGGTGCCCTCGCCCCGGTGCTCGTCCCGTCGGCAGCCGGTGAGCGCCGTTCCCTGACAGTCTTCTTCGCGCCGATGTCGACACGGTCGGCGGAGAAGATCACCGGTCGTGAGGAGATGTCGGCGGTCACGGGCGCCGAGCTGCGCCGCCGGACCGGACGACTCGAACGGGCCAAGGAGCGCCGCACCGTCAACCGAGTGCGGTCCACCGACGAGAAGCTCGCCCGCGGTCGCTCCCTGGTCCGGCCCTACGCCGCGGTCTCGGTGACCATCCCGGCCAACTGGCCCACCCAGGAGTTCGGACGACGCCTCGACGCCGCGGTCCGGCTCGCGGGCTATGTGCCGCAACGACTCGACGGAGCTCAAGACGCCGCCTTTGCCGCCGCAAGCGTCCCGCTCGGCGTCGGCGCGCCCAGGAGGCGAGGACGCCGATGA